A window from Anser cygnoides isolate HZ-2024a breed goose chromosome 1, Taihu_goose_T2T_genome, whole genome shotgun sequence encodes these proteins:
- the ABHD13 gene encoding protein ABHD13: protein MEKSWMLWTFVERWLLALASWSWGLCRISLLPLIVTFHLYGGIILLILIFVSIAGILYKFQDVLLYFPEQPSSSRLYVPMPTGIPHENIFIKTKDGVLLNLILLRYTGDNAAYSPTIIYFHGNAGNIGHRLPNALLMLVNLKVNLILVDYRGYGKSEGEASEEGLYLDSEAVLDYVMTRSDLDKTKIFLFGRSLGGAVAIHLASENSHRISAIMVENTFLSIPHMASTLFSFFPMRYLPLWCYKNKFLSYRKISQCRMPSLFISGLSDQLIPPVMMKQLYELSPARTKRLAIFPDGTHNDTWQCQGYFTALEQFIKEVIKSHSPEEMAKTSSNVTII from the coding sequence ATGGAAAAGTCATGGATGCTTTGGACCTTTGTTGAAAGATGGCTACTAGCTTTGGCTTCCTGGTCTTGGGGTCTCTGCCGTATTTCTCTTTTACCCTTGATAGTAACTTTTCACTTGTATGGAGGCATTATACTACTCATACTGATATTTGTGTCAATAGCAGGTATATTATATAAATTCCAGGATGTGCTGCTTTACTTTCCTGAACAGCCCTCTTCATCACGTCTTTATGTTCCCATGCCTACTGGTATACCACACGAAAATATCTTCATCAAAACCAAAGATGGAGTTCTTCTCAATCTTATTCTGCTGAGATACACAGGGGACAATGCAGCATATTCTCCAACCATCATTTACTTTCATGGCAATGCAGGCAACATTGGCCACAGGTTGCCAAATGCTTTATTAATGCTGGTGAACCTGAAAGTAAACTTAATCCTTGTTGATTATAGAGGGTATGGAAAAAGTGAAGGAGAAGCAAGTGAAGAAGGTTTGTACTTAGATTCTGAGGCTGTGTTAGACTATGTGATGACTCGGTCCGATCttgataaaacaaaaatttttctCTTTGGCCGTTCCCTGGGGGGAGCAGTAGCTATTCATTTAGCTTCTGAAAATTCCCATAGGATTTCTGCCATCATGGTCGAGAACACCTTTCTTAGCATCCCACACATGGCcagcactttattttctttctttccaatgAGATACCTTCCCTTATGgtgctacaaaaataaatttctgtccTACAGAAAAATCTCTCAGTGCAGAATGCCTTCACTCTTCATCTCTGGGTTGTCTGACCAGTTAATTCCACCAGTCATGATGAAGCAACTTTATGAATTATCCCCAGCTCGGACTAAGAGATTGGCAATTTTTCCTGATGGAACTCATAATGACACTTGGCAGTGCCAGGGATATTTCACTGCACTTGAACAGTTCATCAAAGAAGTAATAAAGAGTCACTCCCCTGAAGAAATGGCGAAAACGTCATCTAATGTAACAATAATATAA
- the LIG4 gene encoding DNA ligase 4 has translation MASPPAPQPSPRRTVASHVPFADLCATLERMQACKSRPEKTKYFKDFLDSWRNFHHALHQKEKDVTDSFYPAMRLILPQLERERMAYGIKETMLAKLYIELLNLPKDGKDAAKLLNYRTPAGSRGDAGDFAMIAYFVLKPRSPKRGRLTVEQVNELLDAIANNNATRNKGLLKKSLLQLITQSTALEQKWLIRMIIKDLKLGISQQTIFSIFHPDAVELHNVTTDLEKVCRQLHDPTVSLSDVSIMLFSAFKPMLAAIADVQQIEKQMSNQTFYIETKLDGERIQMHKDGDVYKYFSRNGFDYTQQFGASPLDGSLTPFIHKVFKDNIQNCILDGEMMAYNPETQTFMQKGNKFDIKRMVEDSDLQTCFCVFDVLMVNDQKLGHEALSKRYEILSNVFTPVTGRIHVVHKKTARTRKEVIDALNEAIDNREEGIMVKDPMSTYKPDKRGEGWLKIKPEYVNGLMDELDLLIVGGYWGKGLRGGMMSHFLCAIAETPAPNEKPTVFHSICRIGSGYTMKELYDLGLKLAKHWKPYHRRDPPCNILCGIEKPEVYIEPCNSVIVQVKAAEIVNSDMYKTDCTLRFPRIEKIREDKEWYECMTLDMLADLRSRAEGKLASKHLHIDEYDEPQEKKRKTVSKVKKVIGIAEQFKAPDLSNVNKVSNVFEDVEFCVMTGTGKHSKSELESRIAECGGSVVQNPGPDTYCVIAGAENVRVKNIIASNKYDVVKAEWLLQCFQSKMLVPWQPAVMIHMSPDTKEHFAREYDCYGDSYTADTDVAQLKEVFSRMKDNKMMPLDVIAELEERYSWNSCQLSIFRGNTIYVDCYAIVNEPRTKIHGTRLSIRALELRFHGAKVVSCLEEGVSHVIIGEDHSRVEEMKALRRTFGKKFKIVSELWVTESVKEGVPKNENQYLI, from the coding sequence ATGGCttccccgcccgccccgcagccGTCTCCTCGCAGGACGGTCGCCTCGCACGTGCCCTTTGCGGATCTGTGCGCCACCCTGGAGCGGATGCAGGCCTGCAAGTCCCGGCCGGAGAAAACCAAGTATTTCAAGGACTTCCTGGACTCGTGGAGGAACTTCCACCACGCTCTTCACCAGAAGGAGAAGGACGTCACCGATTCGTTTTATCCGGCGATGCGACTCATTCTCCCGCAGTTGGAGAGGGAAAGGATGGCGTATGGGATTAAGGAAACCATGCTCGCGAAGCTGTACATTGAGCTGCTCAATTTGCCAAAAGATGGGAAAGACGCTGCGAAGCTTTTAAACTACAGGACACCTGCCGGTTCGCGTGGAGATGCTGGAGACTTTGCCATGATTGCATACTTTGTGTTAAAACCTAGGAGCCCCAAACGAGGCAGGCTGACAGTGGAACAGGTCAACGAACTGTTAGATGCCATAGCTAACAACAATGCTACTAGAAACAAGGGGCTGTTAAAGAAAAGCCTTCTTCAGTTAATTACCCAGAGCACAGCGCTTGAGCAAAAGTGGCTCATCCGGATGATTATAAAGGATCTAAAACTGGGCATTAGTCAACAAactatattttccatttttcaccCCGATGCTGTTGAATTACACAATGTCACGACAGATTTGGAAAAAGTTTGTAGACAATTGCATGATCCCACTGTCTCACTTAGCGATGTTTCTATCATgttattttctgcctttaagCCAATGCTTGCTGCTATTGCCGATGTCCAGCAAATTGAGAAACAAATGAGTAACCAGACATTCTACATAGAAACTAAACTGGATGGTGAACGTATACAGATGCACAAAGACGGCgatgtgtataaatatttttctagaaatGGGTTTGACTATACGCAGCAATTTGGCGCTTCCCCCCTTGATGGCTCACTAACGCCATTTATTCATAAGGTATTTAAAGACAACATACAAAATTGCATTCTTGATGGTGAAATGATGGCTTACAATCCTGAGACACAAACCTTcatgcaaaaaggaaacaaatttgaCATAAAACGAATGGTGGAGGACTCTGATCTGCAGACCTGCTTCTGTGTGTTTGATGTGCTGATGGTTAACGATCAGAAGTTGGGTCATGAAGCGCTGAGCAAAAGGTACGAGATCTTAAGCAATGTATTTACCCCAGTAACTGGCAGGATACATGTCGTACATAAAAAAACTGCCAGAACGAGAAAAGAAGTAATTGATGCTTTAAATGAAGCGATCGATAACAGAGAGGAAGGGATTATGGTCAAGGATCCCATGTCCACCTACAAGCCTGACAAACGTGGGGAAGGCTGGTTAAAAATCAAGCCGGAATACGTCAATGGGCTGATGGACGAGCTTGACCTTCTGATCGTTGGTGGTTACTGGGGAAAGGGCTTACGTGGTGGAATGATGTCTCATTTTCTGTGTGCGATTGCAGAGACTCCGGCTCCAAATGAAAAACCTACTGTTTTCCACTCTATTTGTCGCATTGGCTCTGGCTACACTATGAAGGAGTTGTATGATCTGGGTTTGAAACTGGCTAAACACTGGAAGCCCTACCATAGGAGGGACCCTCCCTGTAATATTTTGTGTGGCATTGAAAAACCTGAAGTGTACATTGAACCTTGTAACTCCGTCATCGTTCAGGTCAAGGCAGCTGAGATTGTTAACAGCGATATGTACAAAACTGACTGTACCTTGAGATTTCCCCGAATTGAGAAAATAAGAGAGGACAAAGAATGGTATGAATGCATGACTTTGGACATGCTCGCAGATCTCAGAAGTAGAGCAGAGGGGAAGCTGGCGTCCAAGCACCTTCATATTGACGAATACGATGAGCcgcaagagaagaaaaggaaaactgtatCGAAGGTGAAGAAGGTAATCGGAATAGCCGAGCAGTTTAAAGCTCCTGATCTTTCCAATGTAAACAAGGTTTCAAATGTGTTTGAAGACGTAGAGTTTTGTGTTATGACAGGCACAGGAAAACACTCCAAATCTGAGCTGGAAAGCCGAATAGCCGAATGTGGTGGCAGCGTGGTACAGAACCCTGGACCAGACACTTACTGTGTCATTGCGGGAGCTGAGAACGTCAGAGTGAAAAACATCATTGCTTCCAACAAATATGATGTGGTGAAGGCAGAGTGgcttctgcagtgttttcagtCCAAAATGCTTGTACCTTGGCAGCCAGCCGTTATGATTCACATGTCCCCTGACACTAAAGAACATTTTGCTCGTGAGTATGATTGCTATGGAGACAGCTACACAGCAGATACAGATGTTGCACAACTCAAGGAAGTATTCTCAAGAATGAAGGATAATAAGATGATGCCCTTGGACGTGATTGCTGAGTTAGAAGAACGTTACTCATGGAACAGCTGTCAACTCAGTATATTCAGAGGAAACACTATTTATGTGGACTGTTATGCTATTGTTAACGAACCCAGAACCAAAATCCACGGAACAAGACTATCAATTAGAGCTTTGGAGCTCCGTTTTCATGGTGCAAAAGTAGTGTCTTGCCTTGAAGAAGGTGTCTCCCATGTCATTATAGGAGAAGATCATTCCCGGGTAGAAGAGATGAAAGCACTCAGGAgaacatttgggaaaaaatttaaaattgtatCTGAGCTGTGGGTAACAGAGTCAGTGAAGGAAGGAGTCCCAAAGAATGAAAATCAGTACTTGATTTAA